From the Kallotenue papyrolyticum genome, the window GCCTTTCACCGTTGCGGTTCTCGCGTCGGGCAGTGGCTCCAATCTTCAGGCGCTGCTCGACGATCAGCAGGGCTACCGCGTCGTGCTGGTGCTGGCGGATCGCAACGACGCGGGCGCGATTGCGCGCGGGCTGCGCGCCGGAGTAGCTACCGCCTGCGTGCCGCTGCGTCAGCCGCGCCAGGCCGAGCTGCGCGCCGCCTGGGAACGGCAGGTCGCGGGCGTGATCGATGCCTTCGCGCCCGACCTGCTGGTGATGGCCGGCTGGATGCGCATCATGTCAGCCTGGTTTGTCGAACGCTACGCCGGACGTCTGATCAACCAGCACCCGGCGCTGCTGCCCGATGATGCCGGTCCGGCCTATACCCTCGCGGATGGACGGACGATTCCGGCGCTGCGCGGCGCACATGCCGTGCGCGAGGCGCTGGCACGCCATCTGCCGGTGACCGGCTGTACGGTGCACTGGGTTACGCCCGAAGTTGACGCCGGGCCGGCGCTGGCGCGCGCCGAGGTGCCGGTGTTGCCGGATGACGACGAGGCAACGCTGCACGAACGTATCAAAGCGGTCGAACGCCGCCTGATCGTCGAGACGGTGCGGCGTCTGGCGCGTGAGCGCATACCCAGCGCGCGTCCATGAGTCTTCGGCGCAGGGGAGGCCGGCCATGCTGCGCATCGGCACGAGCGGGTATAGCTACGCCGATTGGAAGGGTTGCTTCTACCCGCCCGACATCAAACCGGGCGAGATGCTGGCGTTCTATGCGCGCGAATTCGATACGGTCGAGATCAACTACACCTACTACCGACCTCCGTCCGCGCGCACGTTGGCCGCTATGGCCGCCAACGTTCCGCCCGGCTTCTTGTTCACGATCAAGGCTACGCGCGAGATGACCCATGAACGCGAGGACAACGCCGCCGCCTTCCGCGATTTTGTGGCGGCGCTGGCGCCGTTGATCGCGGACGGCAAGTTTGGATGCGTGCTGGCGCAGTTTCCGTCTTCGTTCAGACAGGGCGAGGCCGAACGGCGCTACCTGGCCACCTTCCGCGAGCGCCTGGGCGATCTGCCGCTGGTCTATGAGTTTCGTCACCGGAGCTGGCTGGACGAGGCGGTGCTGGCCTTCCTGCGCGCTCTGGACGTGGGCTTTTGCTGCGTCGATGAGCCGCGCTTCGCCAGCCTGATGCCGCCGGTGGCGGTCGCAACCAATCGTATTGGCTATGTGCGCTTCCATGGCCGCAACGCTGCCAAATGGTGGCAGCACGAGCATGCCTGGGAGCGCTACGCCTACCGCTACTCCGAGGATGAGCTGCGCGAGTGGGTGCCGCGTGTGCAGACGCTACGGCAGCAGTGCGACGTCGTCTATCTCTTCGCCAACAATCACTACCAGGCCGGCGCGATCGATACCGCGCGCAAGCTGCGTGCGCTGTTGGGAGAGATGCCGACCGGCGCGGCGCACTAGCCTTGGACGAACCGGCCTCCGCGCCGTCTGCCGGCAGATGATCGATGGTAGGCAACCAGTGCTCGCGCGCGACCGTTCAGTTTCGCCAGGATTCTAGAAACATGCTTGTGGACCGTTTTTGATGGACAGCGCCTGCACGTTGGAAGCGTTGGTCCAGTCTTCAGACCAGCAGGTCGAAGACCTTGCGTTCGCGCAGCGTCAGGGCGGGGCGTGCATGACGTGACCTCATTGCTCGGGATTGCCGGCGAGCTGCGGTCCTGCGACCTGATGCAGATCGAACGCTGAAGCGGCGCGGCGGCTCCCGCGTCCCAACGCCTGAGCCTGGCGTAACCAGCCGGCGGGCATGGCCTGGAACCGATGGAGGGTAGCGCGCGTCTCTCCCATACAACAGCCTATGCTCGGAGGTTCCACCATGCAACGCCTCGGCCTCTCGATCTTGATGCTCCTTACGTTGCTGACCGCCTGTGGCAGTGCGGCAAGTAGGACAGGCAGCAGCGCGCCCGAAGCTCCGCTTCCGGCAGCACGTCAATCAGAGGCCGGCGCCGAGCCTCAGCCCGCGGGGGAGAGCGGCGCTCAGCCCGCGGCTGATCATCTCAGCGCCGCGCAACCGAACGCCGCGCAGACGCAACGTCTGGTGATCCAGACCGCCGACGTGAGCCTGTTGGTGGCCGATGTCGTGCAGGCCGAGGCGCAGGCGCGCCAGATCGCTACGCGCTTCGGTGGCTACGTGTTAGGCTTGCAAACCTCAGGCGATGACGAAAACCGCCAGACCACGATCACCATGCGGGTGCCGGCCCAGCAGTTCGATGCCACGCTCAATGCCCTCTACGGCCTGGCGCAGCGCGTCGAGTCCAGCAGGATCGAGGGGCAGGACGTCACCGAAGAGTTCGTCGATCTGGAGTCGCGCAAGCGCAATCTGGAAGCGGTTGAGGCACGTCTGCTGCAGTTCCTGAATCAGGCCCAGCGCGTGCAGGATCTGCTGGAGATCAATCAGCGGCTGGCCGAGGTGCAGGGCCAGCTTGAAGAGATCGAGGGGCGTATGCGCTACCTGCGCGAGAGCGCGGCCTATTCGACGATCACCGCGCGGCTGGTGCAACCGCCCATGGTCTCGGCCAGACCCGAACCCGGCTGGTCGCCGCTGCGCACCGCGGCCCAGGCCACCAGCGCGCTGCTCTCCTTTGCGCAGATGCTGGCCGACGTGCTGATCGTGCTGACGATCTGGGCGCCGGTGTGGCTGCTGCCGCTGCTGCTGCTGCGTTGGCTCCTGCGTCGTACCCGACGCGTATCGGTTCCGCCCTCGCAACCGACCACCTGAACACCGCAGTGTTCCCGTCCACGATTGCCTGCCGTACCGCCGACCCGTCCCGCCATGCGGGACGGGTTGTTGACGCTGTGCCGTGGTATGCATCCACTCTGCCCTCTGGCGACGAATACTGAAGCAACAAACCGGGAGATGGACAGGTTGCGCAGCAACGGGTTGAC encodes:
- the purN gene encoding phosphoribosylglycinamide formyltransferase, producing the protein MEQPFTVAVLASGSGSNLQALLDDQQGYRVVLVLADRNDAGAIARGLRAGVATACVPLRQPRQAELRAAWERQVAGVIDAFAPDLLVMAGWMRIMSAWFVERYAGRLINQHPALLPDDAGPAYTLADGRTIPALRGAHAVREALARHLPVTGCTVHWVTPEVDAGPALARAEVPVLPDDDEATLHERIKAVERRLIVETVRRLARERIPSARP
- a CDS encoding DUF72 domain-containing protein gives rise to the protein MLRIGTSGYSYADWKGCFYPPDIKPGEMLAFYAREFDTVEINYTYYRPPSARTLAAMAANVPPGFLFTIKATREMTHEREDNAAAFRDFVAALAPLIADGKFGCVLAQFPSSFRQGEAERRYLATFRERLGDLPLVYEFRHRSWLDEAVLAFLRALDVGFCCVDEPRFASLMPPVAVATNRIGYVRFHGRNAAKWWQHEHAWERYAYRYSEDELREWVPRVQTLRQQCDVVYLFANNHYQAGAIDTARKLRALLGEMPTGAAH
- a CDS encoding DUF4349 domain-containing protein codes for the protein MQRLGLSILMLLTLLTACGSAASRTGSSAPEAPLPAARQSEAGAEPQPAGESGAQPAADHLSAAQPNAAQTQRLVIQTADVSLLVADVVQAEAQARQIATRFGGYVLGLQTSGDDENRQTTITMRVPAQQFDATLNALYGLAQRVESSRIEGQDVTEEFVDLESRKRNLEAVEARLLQFLNQAQRVQDLLEINQRLAEVQGQLEEIEGRMRYLRESAAYSTITARLVQPPMVSARPEPGWSPLRTAAQATSALLSFAQMLADVLIVLTIWAPVWLLPLLLLRWLLRRTRRVSVPPSQPTT